From a region of the Tenggerimyces flavus genome:
- a CDS encoding class I SAM-dependent RNA methyltransferase, with protein sequence MFSWSFFDEPGCDELSRFEVTVGPVAHGGHCVARHEGRVVFVRHALPGERVVVSVTEDRQGSFWRADAVEVLEASPDRVVPPCPVAVPGGCGGCDWQHVSAERQRSLKADVVAEQLRRLAGIDREVVVEALPGDGLLHWRTRTRLAVDAHGKAGFRGHRSHAVVTIDGCPIAAQGTVDKVVDRDWAAGAELSVAVDSTGETFVAEGRRPVSGGSTAHERAAGRDWTVAPHGFWQVHPAAADTFAQVVREWAAPAAGEVAWDLYAGVGLFASILAAQVGAEGTVVAVESDRRAAEQGADNLADLPQVRVFAGRVEAVLDRAQLPDPRVVVLDPPRKGAGSRIVKSIARRRPDRVVYVACDPAALARDLASFAERGYDLTDLRAFDAFPMTHHVECVALLNRR encoded by the coding sequence ATGTTCTCTTGGAGCTTCTTCGACGAGCCGGGCTGCGACGAATTGAGCCGTTTCGAGGTCACCGTTGGTCCGGTCGCGCACGGTGGGCACTGTGTGGCGCGGCACGAGGGGCGCGTGGTGTTCGTACGGCATGCGCTGCCGGGTGAGCGGGTCGTGGTGTCGGTCACCGAGGATCGCCAGGGGTCGTTCTGGCGGGCGGACGCCGTCGAGGTGCTGGAGGCGTCGCCGGATCGGGTCGTTCCTCCTTGCCCCGTTGCGGTTCCGGGCGGGTGCGGCGGGTGCGACTGGCAGCACGTCTCCGCCGAACGGCAACGGTCGCTGAAGGCGGACGTCGTCGCGGAGCAGCTCCGGCGGCTGGCCGGCATCGACCGCGAGGTCGTGGTCGAGGCGCTGCCGGGCGACGGGCTGCTGCACTGGCGTACGCGGACACGGCTCGCGGTCGACGCGCACGGCAAGGCGGGATTCCGGGGGCATCGCAGCCACGCGGTCGTGACGATCGACGGCTGCCCGATCGCGGCGCAAGGCACGGTTGACAAGGTGGTCGACCGCGACTGGGCGGCCGGCGCGGAGCTCTCGGTCGCCGTCGACAGCACCGGCGAGACGTTCGTCGCCGAGGGCCGCCGCCCCGTCTCGGGCGGATCCACGGCGCACGAACGGGCCGCCGGCAGGGACTGGACGGTCGCGCCGCACGGGTTCTGGCAGGTCCATCCCGCCGCCGCTGACACCTTCGCCCAGGTCGTCCGCGAGTGGGCCGCCCCGGCCGCCGGCGAGGTGGCGTGGGACCTGTACGCGGGCGTCGGGCTCTTCGCCTCCATCCTCGCCGCCCAGGTCGGCGCCGAGGGCACCGTGGTCGCCGTCGAGTCCGACCGCCGGGCCGCCGAACAGGGCGCGGACAACCTCGCCGACCTGCCGCAGGTACGGGTCTTCGCCGGCCGCGTCGAGGCTGTCCTGGACCGAGCCCAGCTCCCCGATCCGCGGGTCGTCGTCCTCGACCCACCCCGCAAGGGCGCCGGCAGCCGCATCGTGAAGTCGATCGCACGCCGCCGCCCGGACCGCGTCGTCTACGTCGCCTGCGACCCGGCCGCCCTGGCCCGCGACCTCGCCTCGTTCGCCGAGCGCGGCTACGACCTGACCGA